In Rhodococcus sp. OK302, one genomic interval encodes:
- a CDS encoding ParA family protein, with product MSARSESAVSRETTMPVVSADPVINDDENFTAPYAGLSSAETPIGAAAHRASQVLHPHSVSLPRPAFRRVITIANQKGGVGKTTTTVNLASALALQGLRVLVVDLDPQGNASTALGVVHTSGTPSSYELLIGEVKAVDAVQTSPHSERLLCIPATIDLAGAEIELVSMVARENRLKGALNDKVLTELDVDFVLIDCPPSLGLLTVNAMVAAKEVLIPIQCEYYALEGVGQLLRNIELVQAHLNPDLHVSTVLLTMYDGRTKLADQVAEEVRKHFGDTVLRAVIPRSVKVSEAPGYGMTVLDYDPGSRGAMSYLDAGRELAARSVTATTTTQEQ from the coding sequence ATGTCGGCTCGATCTGAATCTGCTGTTTCACGTGAAACAACGATGCCGGTTGTCAGTGCGGATCCAGTAATCAACGACGACGAGAACTTCACTGCCCCCTATGCGGGACTGTCGTCGGCTGAGACCCCGATCGGTGCCGCCGCGCATCGCGCGAGTCAGGTACTGCACCCGCATTCGGTTTCGCTGCCCCGGCCGGCGTTCCGTCGAGTGATCACGATCGCCAACCAGAAGGGTGGCGTCGGCAAGACAACAACGACGGTCAACCTCGCGTCGGCGCTCGCCCTTCAAGGACTCCGGGTCCTCGTGGTCGATTTGGACCCTCAGGGCAACGCCAGCACCGCGCTGGGCGTCGTACATACCTCGGGCACACCGTCGAGCTATGAGCTCCTCATCGGCGAAGTGAAGGCCGTTGACGCTGTGCAGACCAGCCCGCACAGCGAGCGCCTTCTCTGCATCCCCGCAACAATCGATCTGGCCGGCGCGGAAATCGAACTGGTATCGATGGTGGCTCGCGAGAATCGACTCAAGGGCGCACTCAACGACAAGGTCCTCACCGAACTCGACGTGGACTTCGTCCTGATCGACTGCCCGCCTTCCCTGGGCCTACTGACCGTCAACGCGATGGTGGCGGCCAAGGAAGTGCTGATCCCGATCCAGTGCGAGTACTACGCCCTCGAGGGCGTCGGCCAGTTGCTTCGCAACATCGAGTTGGTGCAAGCGCACCTCAACCCGGATCTACACGTCTCCACCGTCCTTCTGACGATGTACGACGGCCGGACCAAGCTTGCAGACCAGGTCGCCGAGGAAGTTCGTAAGCACTTCGGTGACACCGTTCTCCGCGCCGTTATCCCTCGAAGCGTCAAGGTTTCCGAAGCCCCCGGCTACGGCATGACTGTTCTGGACTACGACCCAGGTTCACGGGGGGCGATGAGCTACCTCGATGCGGGCCGCGAACTCGCCGCCCGCTCTGTCACCGCTACGACTACGACGCAGGAGC
- the rsmG gene encoding 16S rRNA (guanine(527)-N(7))-methyltransferase RsmG: protein MFHVEQNGAPSVDWDEQATARAVFGDRYDIAERYYQSLATDGVERGLIGPREVPRLWERHLLNCAVIGELIAEGESVVDVGSGAGLPGIPLAIARPDLKITLVEPLLRRSVYLAEFIEANGLDVLVVRGRAEESGVVKEAGGADVVTSRAVAPLEKLARWSLPLIHEHGRMLALKGSSAAEEIERDRTALTKLGAGKFEILECGSEFLRTPTVVVKAERLPKRRQR, encoded by the coding sequence ATGTTTCACGTGGAACAAAATGGTGCGCCGTCGGTTGACTGGGATGAACAAGCGACTGCGCGCGCTGTGTTCGGTGACAGATACGACATCGCGGAACGGTACTACCAATCCCTGGCTACAGATGGCGTCGAGCGCGGCCTGATCGGGCCCCGCGAGGTGCCCCGGTTATGGGAACGTCACCTACTCAATTGCGCCGTTATCGGCGAACTGATTGCCGAAGGTGAGTCTGTCGTCGACGTGGGAAGTGGTGCCGGGCTTCCCGGAATTCCGCTCGCGATCGCACGACCGGATCTCAAGATCACTCTCGTCGAACCGCTTTTGCGTCGTTCGGTTTACCTCGCCGAGTTCATTGAAGCCAACGGGTTGGATGTGCTTGTCGTTCGTGGGCGCGCCGAAGAATCGGGTGTCGTGAAGGAAGCAGGCGGCGCCGATGTCGTCACTTCGCGTGCCGTCGCTCCGCTGGAAAAGTTGGCACGGTGGTCACTCCCCCTCATTCACGAGCACGGACGGATGCTCGCACTGAAGGGGTCGAGTGCCGCCGAAGAGATCGAGCGAGACCGAACTGCGTTGACAAAACTCGGTGCCGGCAAGTTCGAAATACTCGAATGTGGATCCGAGTTTCTCCGGACGCCCACCGTTGTGGTCAAGGCAGAACGCCTCCCCAAACGGCGTCAGCGCTGA
- a CDS encoding serine hydrolase domain-containing protein — protein MTEPDAVPSENAHRPDGDSAEKPQKPRGRRILTRIAIGVPVTAVVLAAGLYAATAVLDIPSPPTLARLLTDAPSGQGQLYPARPVAASPNQRPFPVADAPLPDTVPWKGTQIPVADFLEATDTNAFLVLRDGVLTHEWYRDGVGPTTQMASWSMAKSVVSLMIGREIEAGKLSEDDRLVDILPDLATGDEYDAVTIRNLLDMTSGIDVSENYNPYFPLTGTARMYLTQDLGEFVRDHRGLQFPPGSEGEYRSVDTQLLGQVLAEVEGTSLTELLQRDIWAPMGAQDAATWNLDRDGGEEKAFCCINATTRDFAKIGQLVLDGGIAHGTQIVPPAWIARVTSPAPHQVSSWGYSAQWWHPIGGDGQDLSAIGVYGQFIYVDPGTGTVIVKLSDHGAEQDEQETFDVMRAIAAFR, from the coding sequence ATGACCGAGCCCGACGCCGTCCCGTCCGAGAATGCCCATCGTCCCGACGGGGACAGTGCTGAGAAGCCCCAGAAGCCTCGCGGCCGGCGAATCCTGACCAGGATTGCGATCGGGGTTCCCGTGACGGCTGTGGTGCTTGCGGCCGGCCTGTATGCCGCCACTGCGGTGCTCGATATTCCGTCTCCGCCGACGCTGGCGAGGCTCCTGACCGATGCACCGTCGGGACAGGGGCAGCTCTACCCGGCCCGCCCGGTCGCGGCTTCACCCAACCAGCGTCCGTTTCCGGTAGCGGATGCTCCGCTGCCGGACACCGTGCCGTGGAAGGGCACACAGATCCCGGTTGCCGATTTTCTCGAGGCCACCGACACAAATGCCTTCCTGGTACTCCGTGACGGTGTGTTGACACACGAGTGGTATCGCGACGGCGTCGGTCCAACTACGCAGATGGCATCGTGGTCGATGGCGAAATCCGTTGTGTCCCTTATGATTGGGCGCGAGATCGAGGCTGGGAAGCTCAGTGAGGACGACAGGCTCGTGGACATTCTCCCCGACCTTGCGACGGGCGACGAGTACGACGCTGTCACTATTCGGAACTTGCTGGATATGACGTCAGGTATCGATGTGTCGGAGAATTACAATCCCTACTTCCCCCTGACCGGTACCGCGCGGATGTATCTCACCCAGGACCTCGGTGAGTTTGTTCGTGACCACCGCGGACTTCAGTTCCCGCCCGGTAGCGAAGGAGAGTATCGAAGCGTCGACACCCAATTGTTGGGCCAGGTTCTTGCCGAGGTTGAGGGAACATCGTTGACCGAACTTCTCCAACGCGATATCTGGGCGCCGATGGGTGCTCAGGATGCTGCGACGTGGAACCTCGATCGAGACGGCGGCGAGGAGAAGGCGTTCTGCTGTATCAATGCAACCACTCGCGATTTTGCCAAGATCGGACAGTTGGTCCTCGATGGCGGAATCGCACACGGAACCCAGATCGTTCCGCCGGCCTGGATTGCTCGTGTCACCTCCCCCGCGCCGCATCAGGTTTCGTCGTGGGGTTACTCCGCCCAGTGGTGGCACCCGATCGGCGGTGACGGGCAGGACCTCTCGGCGATCGGTGTCTATGGCCAATTTATCTATGTCGACCCGGGAACCGGCACCGTCATCGTCAAGCTCAGTGATCATGGTGCCGAACAGGACGAGCAGGAAACCTTTGACGTGATGCGGGCAATCGCTGCTTTCCGCTAG
- a CDS encoding Jag family protein, whose protein sequence is MSSEADIAVDGENSDVSTETAAPVTEVDIDSDLDDSDDDLIEEGEIAGDYLEQLLDVLDFDGDIDLDVEGDRAIVSIDGGDDLTKLVGQKGEVLDALQELTRLAVQQSTGERSRLMLDIAGWRAGRREALSALGAEAAARVLETGEREELAPMTPFERKIVHDAVAKVDGVSSESEGAEPSRRVVVLKD, encoded by the coding sequence ATGTCCAGTGAAGCTGACATCGCTGTGGATGGAGAAAACTCAGACGTGAGCACCGAAACTGCTGCGCCGGTTACCGAGGTCGATATCGATTCCGACCTCGACGATTCCGATGACGATTTGATCGAAGAAGGCGAAATCGCCGGCGACTACCTCGAGCAGTTGCTCGACGTGCTCGACTTCGACGGCGACATCGATCTGGACGTCGAGGGCGATCGCGCGATCGTGAGCATCGACGGTGGAGACGATTTGACCAAGCTGGTCGGTCAGAAGGGTGAGGTTCTGGATGCTCTCCAGGAACTGACCCGGTTGGCTGTTCAGCAATCGACCGGTGAGAGAAGCCGTCTGATGCTGGACATCGCCGGCTGGCGTGCGGGTCGCCGCGAAGCACTCAGTGCCCTCGGCGCGGAAGCTGCTGCGCGGGTTCTCGAGACCGGTGAGCGCGAAGAGTTGGCGCCGATGACGCCGTTCGAGCGCAAGATCGTGCACGACGCCGTCGCCAAGGTCGACGGTGTTTCGAGCGAAAGTGAGGGCGCTGAGCCTTCACGTCGAGTGGTTGTCCTCAAGGACTGA